The genomic DNA CCCTCGACCGCCGGGTCGCAGTCGGCGTCCGGTCCGGTCACCGCAGCTCGGGGGGCGACGCTCAACCACTCGGGCGTCTCGTGCTCGGGGTCGGGGCTGTCCGCGACGACGCGGTGCAGTGCCTCGAGGACGACGAGGTATCCCGCCCCGCCGGCGTCGACGACTCCGGCCTCACGCAGCACGTCGAGCTGGTCGCGGGTGGCCAGCAGCGCGGCGCGGCCCGCCTCGAGCGCCGCCTCGGCCACGTCGTGCAGCGTGACCGCGCCCGTGGCCGCCTGCCCGGCCGCCGCTGCGACGCTCAGGACGGTGCCCTCGACCGGACGCGTCACGCCTGCCCGCGCGAGATCGCCGGCCCGCCGCAGGGCGGCGGCGACCTCGACCGCCTCGAGGTGCTCGCGTCCGCACTCCAGCGCCACCTCGCCGATACCGCGCACGAGCTGGCTGAGGATGACCCCGGAGTTGCCGCGCGCCGACATCAGAGCAGCGCGCGACAGAGCAGCCACCGACTCGCCCAGCCCGTCCAGGCGCAGGGCCGACACCTCACGGGCGGCCTCGTCGAGGGTGAGGAGCATGTTGGTGCCGGTGTCGCCGTCGGGCACCGGGAAGACGTTGAGCCTGTTGATCGCCTCGGCATGGCGGGCGAGGTCGGCGCGTGCGATGACCACCCAGCGCCGCAGTGCGGGCAGGTCGAGCACGTCCAGGGTCATCGCCACCTCCTTGCAGGCGTGTGTGAGGCTAGCCTGCTGGCGCGACACGGTGCGCGACTCCCCGCCACCGGCATGCCGCTCGTGCTCGTTTTGGTGCTGCGCGGGGGCCTCGGCTACTCTTGACCGGTTCCCCCGTGCGGTCATGAGCTGATCACGTGTGCAGCCTTCGCCCGGCGGGAGCACCAAGACATCTTTTCTGTAAGCACCTTTCGTTCGACCTCAGGAGAAACCCGTGGCTGCCAACTGCGACGTCTGCGGCAAGGGACCGAGCTTCGGTCACAACATCTCGCACTCGCACCGCCGCACCAAGCGCCGCTGGAACCCCAACATCCAGCGCGTCCGTGCGCTGGTCGGTGACGCCGGCACGACGCCCAAGCGTCTCAACGTGTGCACCTCCTGCCTCAAGGCGGGCAAGGTCAAGCGCTGACCTTCCGCCCACTGGGCGAGACGTAGGCCGATCCTCCTGGTGGAGGGTCGGCCTTTGTCGTTGGCTGGCGGCACCCACCTCGACGGAAGGATGCCCGTGACACCGCCCACGGCCTACACCCACGGCCACGCCGACAGCGTGCTGCGCTCGCACCGCTGGCGTACGGCCGACAACTCCTGCGCCTACCTGCTCCCCCACCTACGTGCCGGCACGAGCCTGCTCGACGTGGGCTCCGGCCCGGCCACCATCACCGCCGACCTGGGCCGCGTCATCGCTCCGGGGGCGCTCACGGCACTGGAGATGAACGACGAGGCCGCAGCGCTCTCCCGTGCCGAGCTGGACCGGCAAGGTGTCGCGGCCACCGTCCTCACCGGCGACGCCCACGACATCGACCTGCCCGACGACGCGGTCGACGCCAGCCACGCCCACCAGGTCCTGCAGCACGTCGCCGACCCGGTGCAGGTCCTGCGCGAGATGGCGCGGGTGACCAGGCCGGGCGGTGTGATCGGCGTTCGTGACAGCGACTACACCGCGTTCACGTGGTGGCCGCGCGTGCCGGCGCTCGATGAGTGGCTGCGCCTCTATCTCCTCGCCGCCCGGGCCAACGGCGGTGAGCCCGACGCCGGACGCCGGCTGCTCTCGTGGGCCCACGCGGCCGGGCTGCACGACCTCGAGGCGGGGTCGAGCACGTGGTGCTTCGCCACACCGGACGACCGCGCCTGGTGGGGCGGCATGTGGGCCGACCGCATCCTCGACTCGGCTCTCGCACGCCAGCTGCTCGAGGACGGCCACACCGACCACGCGGGCCTGCAACGCATCTCGGACGGGTGGCGCGAGTGGGCCGCACACCCTGACGGCTGGTTCAGCATCCTGCACGGCGAGCTGGTCATCCGCGTCTGACCGGCGTCGTGCGACGGCCGCGCACCTCCCCGAGAAAGGTGCGCGGCCGTCGTACGTCGAGGCGTCGGCTGAGTCAGTGCACGAGCACCTTGGGTGCGGTGTTGACGACCGACTTCTGCGGAGCCTTGGCAAAACCGTTGGCCCACAACGAGTTGACCTGCGAGATCTCGGTCGAGTTGGGCTGAGCGTTGGTGCAGGACGGGCCGGGGCCGCCGCCGGACATCAGCTCGCTGCACGGACCCTCGTAGTGGTCGGGCAGGCCGAGCGCGTGGCCGGTCTCGTGGGCGGCGACGCGCACCTGGGCGTACTGACCCATCTGGGTGTGGTCGAAGAAGATGTAGCCGCTGCCGTGGCCGTCGGTGTAGGCGTACGACCCGCGCGAGTCGTTGCCCTCGCGGTAGTCCAGCGTCGCCGCCGAGCTGTTCTCGACGAGCTTGACGTTGCTGACGCTGCTGTTCCAGATCGAGGCGCCCTGACGGATCACCGAGGCGTACGTCGGCGCGTCGGCGACCGAGTAGTAGACCGTCGTCGCGGCACGCACCTTGCCCTGCGTCGCCTGCAGGCCCTGCTGCGCGAGCGCCTTCTGCAGCTGGGCACGCAGCCGGTCGTTCTGGGCGTTGTCACCCGATCCCGGCGTGTAGGCCGAGTGGCCGGCCGCCACGGTGGTGGGAGCGGACTGCACGGTCGCTGCGCCGGAGCCGGCGGACGCGCCCACGGCGAGCGCTCCGGTGAGTACGGCGACAGCGGCGGTTGCGGTCTTCCTCATGCGTTTCCTCCTGGGTCGGACCCGCAGCGCACCGGTCTGATGGCCTGCGGGGTGCGACCAACGTAGGAAGGAAGCCGTCGACGGCTTGTCGGCACCGAGTATGAGCTTGGCAAACGCCCGGGCGTGAACAGCCCAGGTCGGTCAGTCGTTCTCCGAGGCCGCCGTGGCGCCGCCCGGCGACGTGCCGTCCGCGCGGTCCTTTTCGCCCGCGGTGTCCGTGCCGCGGTCCCCCGGTCGAGGGCCGTCAGGACCGTCAGTGGCCTGCTCGGCCTCCGGCGGGATCACGACGGGCCGCAGCAGGCTCCACAGGAACAGCAGGGCGGCGACGACCACCATGACGAACCCGGCCCACAGGTTGATGTTCATGCCGTCGGCCTTGTCGAGCTCGTGCTGGTCGGCGGAGAAGAACCCCATGCCGACCAGGACGACGCCGTAGATGCCGATCAGCATCGCGATGATGTTGCGGATGTCGAACGCGCCCGCGGTCTTCTTGGACATGATCTGTCTCCGTCCGGGTCAGTGGAAGATGACGTTGAGGGCGATGACCAGCACCAGGCCGATCGCCGCGAGCTTGACCGGCGACTGGTACCACGGCAGGCCCTTGGACTCCTCGTCCTCGAAGTCCTCCTTGGGCGTCAGGCTGTAGACCAGGCCACGCAGCTCGGACTCCTCGCGGGGTCTGGTGAACATCGTGACGACGACGCTCACCAGGATGTCGACCACGAACGCCGCACCGGCCGCGGCGAAGCTCGCTCCCTGACCGGACAGGTTGAGCGCACCGGTGCTGAGCTCACCCAGCGAGTCCTTGCTGAGCAGCGCGACCACGACCGCGGCCGCCGTACCGGACACCAGGCCCGCCCAACCGGCGGTCGCCGACATCCGCTTCCAGAACATTCCGAGGATGAATGTCGCGAACAGCGGGGCGTTGAAGAACCCGAACAGCGTCTGCAGGTAGTCCATCAGGTTGCTGTAGCCGGAGGCGATCGCCGCGGTGCCGATGGCGATGACCGTCGCGACGACCGTCATGATGCGGCCGACCTTGAGGTAGTAGCCGTCCTCGCGACCCTTGCCGACGTACTGCTCCCAGATGTCGTAGGAGAACACCGTGTTGAACGCCGAGATGTTGGCCGCCATACCGGCCATGAAGGATGCGAGCAGTCCGGCGATCGCGACGCCGAGCATGCCGTTGGGCAGCAGGTCGCGGATCAGGTAGATGATCGCGTCGTTGTACTTCACCGAGCTGCTCTCGGGGGCGCCCTGCTGCTTGTACTGGGCGAGCTCGGGGATGATGATCGCCGCGATGATGCCGGGCACCACGACGATGAACGGGATGAACATCTTCGGGAAGGCGCCGATGATCGGCGAGCGCCGCGCCGAGGAGATCGACTTGGACGCCATGGCGCGCTGCACCTCGACGAAGTTGGTCGTCCAGTAGCCGAAGCTCAGCACGAAGCCGAGGCCGAAGACGATGCCGACGACCGACAGCCACGGCGTCTCGATGCCGGTCAGGCCGGTGCCGGGCCAGGACTGCAGGTTCTCGTCGCCACCCGGGCTCGCCGTCACCTTGTCGACCAGGCCGTCCCAGCCGCCGATCTTGTGCAGCGCGATGATCGTCAGCGGCGCGAGCGCGGCCACGATCACGAAGAACTGCAGGACCTCGTTGTAGATCGCCGCTGACAGGCCACCGAGGGCGGTGTAGGACAGCACGATCACGGCTGCAGCGATGGTCGACACCCACAGGGGCCAGCCGAGCATGACGTTGACGATCGTCGCGAGCAGGTAGAGGTTGACGCCGGCGATGAGCACCTGGGCGACCGCGAAGCTGATCGCGTTGACCAGGTGGGCGCCGGTGCCGAACCGGCGCCGCATGAACTCGGGCACGCTGCGTACGCCGGAGCCGTAGTAGAACGGCATCATCACGACACCGAGGAACAGCATCGCCGGGACGGCACCGATCCAGAAGTAGTGCATCGTCGCCATGCCGAACTGCGCACCGTTGGCGGACATGCCCATGATCTCGACGGCGCCGAGGTTGGCCGCGATGAACGCCAGACCGGTCACCCAGGCAGGCAGCGACCGACCCGACAGGAAGAAGTCGAGGCTCGTGGAGACCTGACGGCGAGCGACGTACCCGATGCCGAGCACGAACGCGAAGTAGATCGCGACGAGGAGATAGTCAATGGGTCCGGCGTCGAGCCGTAACGCACTGGTGTCCATGGGCATTGGGCGCAGCCTTCCGGTCAGCGGTGACCTGTCGGCTGCACGCTACTCCTGATGAAGCGGCGGTGGCTCTTCCGACTCGGCCGGTCGCTCGAAGTGGTCCCAACCCCCACCTGCGACCGCCGCGCCGTCGACGCGCACACCGACTCCTGTTCGTACGTCACCGATTCGGCGCCATCCGGCCGGCAGCTCACCCTCGGGGAAGCAGGCGAGCAACGAGTGCTCCTCGCCCCCGGTGAGCACACACGCGCGGGCGTCGTCACCCACGACCGGCGTGAGCGCGTCGACGTCGTCACGCAGCAGCGAGCCCTGCAGCTCGACGGCCACACCGCTGGCGCTCGCGATACGTCCGGCGTCGCGGACGAGCCCGTCGGAGATGTCGAGCATCGCGGTCGCGCCGTGGGCTGCCGCCGCCGGGCCCTGGTCGTACGCCGGCCGCGGCCGACGGTGCCACGTCACCTGATCTGGCCCGGACTCTGCCGAATCCCGTTGCAGGAGAAGCAGACCCGCCGCTGACCAGCCGAGCGTCCCGGACACCGCGACCTGGTCGCCGACGCGGGCCCCTGACCTCAGCACCGGTGCGGTGTCGGCATCTCCGAGTGCAGTCACCGACACCATCAGGGTGCCTGCGGGGGCGGACGAGAGGTCACCGCCGACGACCGCGACACCGGCCTCGGCCGCTGCCGCGCCCAGCCCGCGTGCCATGTCTCGCGCCCAGGCCACAGGGGTCTGCGGGTCGGCCACCAGCGTGACGAGCAGTGCTGTGGTGTGACCGCCCATGGCCGCGATGTCGGCGGCGTTCTGGGCGACGAGCTTGCGGCCGACGTCCTCGGCGGTGGACCACTCGTCGAGCCAGTCACGACCGCGCACCATGGCGTCGGTCGTCGCGAGCACCGCGCCCGTACGCGCTCGTACGAGCGCCGTGTCGTCGCCCGGGCCGAGCAGGACAGCGGGCCCGGAGGGCAGAACCGGAAGGATCTCGCGCAGCAGGCGCTCCTCGCTGATGTCACTCAGGCGTGGCCCCGGCTGCGGCGTCCGACTACTGGTCACCTGGCTCCCTCGGCTCGGTCTCGACGGCACCCGCACGGTAGCGTCTTGGTGATGGGACGCAGACGTCCCCGCCCGGCGTGCGCCGGGTCGTTCGATCTCGGAGGCACCCGTGGTTCAGGCCTACATCCTTATCCAGACCGATGTCGGCAAGGCACAGTCCGTCGCTGCCGATGTCGCCGCGATCGACGGGGTGACCCTGTCCGAGGACGTCACCGGCCCGTACGACGTCATCGCCCGCATCGAGGCCAAGACGGTCGACGACCTCGGCAAGCTCGTGATCGCCAAGATCCAGGACGTCGCGGGCATCACGCGGACCCTCACGTGCACGATCGTCCACGTCTGACCGGTCGTCTCGCCCTGCTCGCCGCAGCCGGCCTCACGGTCGCCGGCTGCGGCTCGTCCGTCGATGTGAC from Luteipulveratus halotolerans includes the following:
- a CDS encoding Lrp/AsnC family transcriptional regulator translates to MVQAYILIQTDVGKAQSVAADVAAIDGVTLSEDVTGPYDVIARIEAKTVDDLGKLVIAKIQDVAGITRTLTCTIVHV
- a CDS encoding class I SAM-dependent methyltransferase; the encoded protein is MTPPTAYTHGHADSVLRSHRWRTADNSCAYLLPHLRAGTSLLDVGSGPATITADLGRVIAPGALTALEMNDEAAALSRAELDRQGVAATVLTGDAHDIDLPDDAVDASHAHQVLQHVADPVQVLREMARVTRPGGVIGVRDSDYTAFTWWPRVPALDEWLRLYLLAARANGGEPDAGRRLLSWAHAAGLHDLEAGSSTWCFATPDDRAWWGGMWADRILDSALARQLLEDGHTDHAGLQRISDGWREWAAHPDGWFSILHGELVIRV
- a CDS encoding thiamine-phosphate kinase, with the translated sequence MTSSRTPQPGPRLSDISEERLLREILPVLPSGPAVLLGPGDDTALVRARTGAVLATTDAMVRGRDWLDEWSTAEDVGRKLVAQNAADIAAMGGHTTALLVTLVADPQTPVAWARDMARGLGAAAAEAGVAVVGGDLSSAPAGTLMVSVTALGDADTAPVLRSGARVGDQVAVSGTLGWSAAGLLLLQRDSAESGPDQVTWHRRPRPAYDQGPAAAAHGATAMLDISDGLVRDAGRIASASGVAVELQGSLLRDDVDALTPVVGDDARACVLTGGEEHSLLACFPEGELPAGWRRIGDVRTGVGVRVDGAAVAGGGWDHFERPAESEEPPPLHQE
- a CDS encoding snapalysin family zinc-dependent metalloprotease; this encodes MRKTATAAVAVLTGALAVGASAGSGAATVQSAPTTVAAGHSAYTPGSGDNAQNDRLRAQLQKALAQQGLQATQGKVRAATTVYYSVADAPTYASVIRQGASIWNSSVSNVKLVENSSAATLDYREGNDSRGSYAYTDGHGSGYIFFDHTQMGQYAQVRVAAHETGHALGLPDHYEGPCSELMSGGGPGPSCTNAQPNSTEISQVNSLWANGFAKAPQKSVVNTAPKVLVH
- the rpmB gene encoding 50S ribosomal protein L28, with product MAANCDVCGKGPSFGHNISHSHRRTKRRWNPNIQRVRALVGDAGTTPKRLNVCTSCLKAGKVKR
- a CDS encoding sodium:solute symporter family protein, translated to MDTSALRLDAGPIDYLLVAIYFAFVLGIGYVARRQVSTSLDFFLSGRSLPAWVTGLAFIAANLGAVEIMGMSANGAQFGMATMHYFWIGAVPAMLFLGVVMMPFYYGSGVRSVPEFMRRRFGTGAHLVNAISFAVAQVLIAGVNLYLLATIVNVMLGWPLWVSTIAAAVIVLSYTALGGLSAAIYNEVLQFFVIVAALAPLTIIALHKIGGWDGLVDKVTASPGGDENLQSWPGTGLTGIETPWLSVVGIVFGLGFVLSFGYWTTNFVEVQRAMASKSISSARRSPIIGAFPKMFIPFIVVVPGIIAAIIIPELAQYKQQGAPESSSVKYNDAIIYLIRDLLPNGMLGVAIAGLLASFMAGMAANISAFNTVFSYDIWEQYVGKGREDGYYLKVGRIMTVVATVIAIGTAAIASGYSNLMDYLQTLFGFFNAPLFATFILGMFWKRMSATAGWAGLVSGTAAAVVVALLSKDSLGELSTGALNLSGQGASFAAAGAAFVVDILVSVVVTMFTRPREESELRGLVYSLTPKEDFEDEESKGLPWYQSPVKLAAIGLVLVIALNVIFH